A window of the Meiothermus sp. CFH 77666 genome harbors these coding sequences:
- a CDS encoding ROK family transcriptional regulator — protein MSKAMRSNSLGGTRQLRRWHRARILQAIRAEAGISRLRLARKLDLSPSAVTEAVAELLSEGLLTESPLPPTGQGRPSVALDLEGERHGVLAWEIDLDRMAVALLNLRGEVRARAVLPPAPASLSAALKQLKAATAPHLSGVRVLAAGLSIPGLLEPAQGHLTLAPNLGWADLPLLERFRAALTGLGLNKTLAVVENEANAAAYGLYALGGLALEHCVYLSLGVGVGGGVVVNRSVYHGARFHAGEVGHIPLDPQGPPCRCGKRGCAEAFLSFRRWQEAPTQARLDEMAERLAQLSAVVLATLDPERVVLGGPLVEATGATLLRLVQAKLPRYALSVHAPEQVALSPLGREAALLGVGALAADFFMEQMAYEEVS, from the coding sequence TCCGGGCCGAGGCGGGCATTTCCCGGCTCAGGCTGGCCCGCAAGCTGGATCTCTCGCCTTCTGCCGTCACCGAGGCGGTGGCTGAGCTTCTCTCCGAGGGGTTGCTCACCGAAAGTCCCCTGCCCCCCACAGGCCAGGGCCGTCCTTCGGTAGCCCTCGACCTCGAGGGTGAGCGGCACGGGGTGCTGGCCTGGGAGATTGACCTTGACCGGATGGCGGTGGCCCTCCTAAACCTGCGGGGGGAGGTGCGGGCTCGAGCCGTGCTGCCCCCGGCTCCCGCCAGCCTCTCGGCAGCGCTAAAGCAGCTGAAGGCGGCTACCGCGCCCCACCTTTCGGGGGTGCGGGTGCTGGCTGCGGGCCTTTCCATCCCGGGGCTTCTGGAGCCCGCCCAGGGCCACCTGACCCTGGCCCCCAACCTGGGCTGGGCCGATTTGCCCTTGCTGGAGCGCTTCCGTGCGGCGCTTACGGGGCTGGGGCTGAACAAGACCCTGGCGGTGGTGGAAAACGAGGCCAACGCTGCGGCCTACGGCCTTTATGCCCTGGGGGGCCTGGCCCTGGAGCACTGCGTTTACCTGAGCCTGGGGGTGGGGGTTGGGGGCGGGGTGGTGGTGAACCGGAGCGTCTACCACGGGGCCCGCTTCCACGCTGGGGAGGTGGGGCACATCCCCTTAGACCCCCAGGGCCCCCCCTGCCGCTGCGGCAAGCGCGGCTGCGCCGAGGCCTTTCTCAGCTTTCGCCGCTGGCAGGAAGCCCCCACCCAGGCCCGGCTGGATGAGATGGCCGAACGGCTGGCCCAGCTTTCGGCGGTGGTGCTGGCCACCCTCGACCCCGAGCGCGTGGTGCTGGGGGGCCCGCTGGTCGAGGCCACCGGCGCGACCCTCCTGCGGTTGGTGCAGGCCAAACTCCCCCGCTACGCCCTCTCGGTGCACGCCCCCGAGCAGGTGGCGCTCTCGCCGCTGGGCCGGGAGGCGGCGCTTTTGGGGGTGGGGGCGCTGGCAGCAGACTTTTTTATGGAGCAAATGGCCTACGAAGAGGTGAGCTAA
- the xylA gene encoding xylose isomerase, with protein MYEPRPEHKFTFGLWTVGNVGRDPFGEAVRARLEPDYVVYKLAELGAYGVNLHDEDLIPRGTPPAERATILRRFKKALEETGLKVPMVTANLFSDPAFKDGALTSPDPWVRAYALKKSLETLDLGAELGAQIYVVWPGREGAEVDATGKAQKAWAWFREALNFLAAYSEDQGYGYRFALEPKPNEPRGDIYLPTVGSMLALIHTLEQPQLFGLNPEFAHETMAGLNFVHAVAQALDAGKLFHIDLNDQRMSRFDQDLRFGAENLKASFFLVDLLEHSGYAGPRHFDAHALRTEDEAGVWAFARGCMRTYLILKEKAQAFRADPEVRSLLDEYYQADPEPLALLGSYSREKAEKLKGLTLPEARRTRGYALEALDQLAVEHLLGVRG; from the coding sequence ATGTACGAACCCAGACCCGAGCACAAGTTTACCTTTGGCCTCTGGACGGTGGGCAACGTGGGGCGCGACCCCTTCGGCGAGGCGGTGCGGGCCCGCCTCGAGCCCGACTACGTGGTCTACAAGCTGGCCGAGCTGGGGGCCTACGGGGTCAACCTGCACGACGAAGACCTGATCCCCCGCGGCACCCCGCCCGCCGAGCGAGCCACCATCCTGCGCCGCTTCAAGAAGGCGCTGGAGGAAACCGGCCTGAAGGTGCCCATGGTCACCGCCAACCTCTTCTCCGACCCGGCCTTCAAAGACGGCGCCCTGACCAGCCCCGACCCCTGGGTGCGAGCCTACGCCCTGAAGAAAAGCCTGGAGACCCTCGATCTGGGGGCCGAGCTGGGGGCCCAGATCTACGTGGTCTGGCCGGGTCGGGAGGGGGCCGAGGTGGACGCGACCGGCAAGGCGCAGAAAGCCTGGGCTTGGTTCCGCGAGGCCCTGAACTTTCTGGCCGCCTACTCGGAGGATCAGGGCTACGGCTACCGCTTTGCCCTGGAGCCCAAGCCCAACGAGCCCCGCGGCGACATCTACCTACCCACCGTGGGGAGCATGCTGGCCCTCATCCACACCCTTGAACAGCCCCAGCTCTTCGGCCTCAACCCCGAGTTCGCCCACGAGACCATGGCCGGGCTCAACTTCGTGCACGCGGTGGCCCAGGCCTTAGACGCAGGCAAGCTCTTCCACATCGACCTCAACGACCAGCGCATGAGTCGCTTCGACCAGGATCTGCGCTTTGGCGCAGAGAACTTGAAGGCCTCCTTCTTCCTGGTAGACCTGCTGGAGCACAGCGGCTACGCAGGCCCCCGCCACTTCGACGCCCATGCCCTGCGCACCGAGGACGAGGCCGGGGTCTGGGCCTTCGCCAGGGGCTGCATGCGCACCTACCTGATCCTGAAGGAGAAGGCCCAGGCCTTCCGGGCCGATCCTGAGGTGCGGTCGTTGCTGGACGAGTACTACCAGGCCGACCCCGAGCCTCTGGCCCTCCTGGGCAGCTACAGCCGGGAGAAGGCCGAGAAGCTCAAGGGGCTCACCCTGCCCGAGGCCCGGCGCACCCGCGGCTACGCCCTCGAGGCCCTCGACCAGCTCGCGGTGGAGCACCTCCTGGGGGTGCGGGGATGA
- the xylB gene encoding xylulokinase yields the protein MRLVLGLDLGTSGLKAVALDEQGQKVAEARAVYPLHTPRPGWTEQDPLDWARAAQEALKALRGQLGQAEMVGLGLSGQMHGAVFLDKAGAPLAPAPLWNDQRTAREVAEIEAAIPCEELIRRTGNPAVTGFQLPKLLWLRNQHPELFRRVYKVLLPKDYLAHALTGAWASEYSDASGVGALNLATRRWDPEILQSLGLSEGLFPELGPSERVVGTLSPAWAQATGLPAGLPVVAGAGDNAAAALGLGVSRYRKGVGSVSLGTSGVIFLPLEEPTPEPQGRVHLFAHADGGYHLLGVTLSAAGSLEWLRGLFPEVGLEALLKEAEQVPLGSEGLYFLPFLAGERSPYLNPYLRGAFLGLSLAHKRGHLVRSVLEGVALSLGEVYQVMRPLAEAQRLLATGGGAASDLWLSLLSGALGMPVVRVTGDEGAARGAGILALVGAGVYEGLREALQATAPAELAVPGAQAEISGLQPGYVQAVEMLLRRYSQQ from the coding sequence ATGAGGCTGGTCCTGGGCCTGGATCTGGGCACCAGCGGGCTCAAGGCGGTGGCCCTGGACGAGCAAGGCCAGAAGGTGGCCGAAGCCCGGGCCGTCTACCCCCTGCACACCCCCCGCCCCGGCTGGACCGAGCAAGACCCGCTGGACTGGGCCAGGGCCGCCCAGGAGGCCCTGAAGGCCTTGCGCGGGCAACTGGGCCAGGCCGAGATGGTGGGGCTGGGGCTCTCGGGGCAGATGCACGGGGCGGTCTTCCTGGATAAGGCCGGCGCACCTTTAGCGCCAGCCCCCCTCTGGAACGACCAGCGCACCGCCCGCGAGGTAGCGGAGATAGAAGCGGCCATCCCCTGCGAGGAGCTGATCCGGCGCACCGGCAACCCGGCGGTCACCGGCTTCCAGCTACCCAAGCTGCTCTGGCTCCGAAACCAGCATCCCGAACTCTTCCGACGGGTCTATAAGGTGCTCCTGCCCAAGGATTACCTGGCCCACGCCCTGACCGGGGCCTGGGCCAGTGAGTACTCCGACGCCTCCGGGGTGGGGGCCCTGAACCTGGCGACCCGGCGCTGGGATCCCGAAATTCTGCAAAGTCTGGGGCTTTCCGAAGGGCTTTTCCCCGAGCTCGGGCCCAGCGAGCGGGTGGTGGGTACCCTGAGCCCAGCCTGGGCCCAGGCGACCGGCCTGCCGGCGGGCCTGCCGGTGGTGGCCGGGGCCGGAGACAACGCCGCGGCGGCCCTGGGGCTGGGGGTCTCGCGCTACCGAAAGGGGGTGGGCAGTGTCTCGTTGGGCACCAGCGGGGTCATCTTTCTTCCCCTGGAAGAACCCACCCCCGAGCCTCAGGGACGCGTCCACCTCTTCGCCCACGCCGACGGGGGCTACCACTTGCTGGGGGTGACCCTGAGCGCGGCGGGCAGCCTGGAGTGGCTGCGGGGCCTGTTCCCTGAGGTGGGCCTGGAGGCTCTCTTGAAGGAAGCCGAGCAGGTTCCTCTGGGCAGCGAAGGGCTTTACTTTCTGCCCTTCCTGGCCGGGGAGCGCAGCCCTTATCTAAATCCTTACCTGCGGGGGGCTTTCTTAGGCCTCTCCCTGGCCCACAAGCGGGGCCATCTGGTGCGTTCGGTGCTGGAGGGGGTGGCCTTGAGCCTGGGCGAGGTCTACCAGGTGATGCGCCCCCTGGCAGAGGCCCAGCGGCTGCTGGCCACCGGTGGGGGCGCAGCCTCCGACCTGTGGCTTTCGCTTCTGAGCGGGGCGCTGGGGATGCCGGTGGTGCGAGTAACGGGCGATGAGGGGGCGGCGCGGGGGGCCGGAATCCTGGCCCTGGTAGGGGCTGGGGTATACGAAGGGCTCAGGGAAGCGCTCCAGGCCACCGCCCCTGCAGAACTTGCCGTTCCAGGAGCGCAAGCTGAGATCTCTGGCCTCCAACCTGGCTATGTGCAGGCAGTGGAGATGTTGCTAAGGCGTTACTCCCAACAATGA
- a CDS encoding FAD-dependent oxidoreductase gives MPDSAAEAVICGAGIAGVAAAYYLAKGGLKNIVVVEQGDPLSLTSDKSTEAYRNWWPGPDGHMIAFMNRSIELLEAIAQESANRIHLNRRGYLYATADASKIPMLAEAALDTAQKGAGALRVHSQSQSSYQPSPAQGFDPGLEGADLITNLALIRQHFPYLTPGTRAVLHVRRAGWLSAQQLGMYLLEQAREHGVRLVRGEVVGVETMGGAVQSVEVRRDDGSTETLETPIFINAAGPMQKQVGRMLGVELPVFAERHLKMSFSETLGVVPREAPMLIWMDEVELPWSLEERLLLAEDESARWLLQKFPAGVHGRPDGLGDSTTLIVLYNRHTEPAEPTFPIPPDPHYADIALRGLSVMMPGLQRYFEKAPRPWIDGGYYLKTQENRPLIGPLPVRGAYLVGALSGFGVMAACAAGELLAAHVTGTALPGYASAFLLSRYQNPAYQALLQNWGDTAQL, from the coding sequence ATGCCAGACAGTGCAGCCGAGGCCGTCATCTGTGGAGCCGGTATCGCCGGGGTCGCGGCGGCCTATTACCTGGCGAAAGGGGGCTTGAAGAACATCGTTGTGGTGGAGCAGGGCGACCCCCTTTCGCTCACCTCCGACAAGTCCACCGAGGCCTACCGCAACTGGTGGCCGGGGCCGGACGGCCACATGATCGCCTTCATGAACCGCAGCATCGAGCTGCTCGAGGCCATTGCCCAGGAGTCTGCCAACCGCATCCACCTGAACCGCCGGGGTTATCTCTACGCTACCGCCGATGCAAGCAAAATTCCCATGCTGGCCGAGGCCGCCCTGGACACCGCCCAAAAGGGCGCGGGGGCCCTGCGGGTTCACAGCCAAAGCCAAAGTTCCTACCAGCCCTCCCCTGCTCAGGGCTTCGACCCTGGGCTCGAGGGGGCCGACCTGATTACCAACCTAGCCCTCATCCGGCAGCACTTCCCTTACCTGACCCCAGGCACCCGCGCGGTGTTACACGTCCGGCGGGCGGGCTGGCTCTCGGCCCAGCAGTTGGGGATGTACCTGCTGGAACAAGCCCGCGAACACGGGGTTCGGCTGGTGCGGGGTGAGGTGGTGGGGGTAGAGACGATGGGCGGCGCGGTTCAATCGGTGGAGGTCAGGCGCGATGATGGTTCCACCGAAACCCTGGAAACCCCGATCTTCATTAACGCCGCCGGGCCCATGCAAAAACAGGTAGGCCGGATGCTGGGGGTGGAGCTGCCCGTCTTTGCCGAGCGGCACCTCAAGATGAGCTTCAGCGAGACCCTGGGCGTGGTACCGCGCGAGGCCCCCATGCTGATCTGGATGGACGAGGTCGAGCTGCCCTGGAGCCTCGAGGAGCGCCTCCTGTTGGCCGAAGACGAGTCCGCCCGCTGGCTCTTGCAGAAGTTCCCGGCGGGGGTGCATGGCCGGCCCGACGGGCTTGGGGATAGCACCACCCTGATTGTGCTGTACAACCGCCATACTGAACCCGCTGAACCCACCTTCCCCATTCCCCCAGACCCCCACTACGCCGACATCGCCCTGCGCGGCCTGTCGGTGATGATGCCGGGCCTGCAGCGGTACTTCGAGAAAGCCCCCAGGCCCTGGATAGACGGGGGCTATTACCTCAAAACCCAGGAAAACCGCCCCCTCATCGGCCCGCTGCCAGTGCGGGGCGCTTACCTGGTGGGGGCCTTGTCGGGCTTTGGCGTCATGGCCGCTTGCGCCGCAGGGGAGCTGCTGGCAGCCCACGTGACCGGCACCGCGCTGCCCGGCTATGCCTCGGCCTTTTTGCTCTCGCGTTACCAGAACCCGGCCTACCAGGCCCTGCTACAAAACTGGGGCGATACCGCGCAGCTTTAG
- a CDS encoding nucleotidyltransferase domain-containing protein, with amino-acid sequence MEWRAAVVESLAPLGVERVYLFGSHARGTATKRSDLDLLVLWETALPPLDRIGQVLWALRELPWVVEPVVLTPAEFEERRNLPFLRGVLREAQLLYERGKTAA; translated from the coding sequence GTGGAATGGCGCGCGGCGGTCGTGGAAAGCCTGGCCCCCCTGGGTGTCGAGCGGGTGTATTTGTTTGGCTCCCATGCTCGAGGCACCGCTACAAAGCGCTCCGATCTCGATCTGCTGGTGCTGTGGGAGACGGCGCTGCCGCCCCTGGATCGCATTGGTCAGGTGCTGTGGGCATTGCGGGAACTGCCCTGGGTGGTAGAGCCGGTGGTGCTGACCCCTGCGGAATTCGAGGAACGCCGCAACCTGCCCTTCCTGCGGGGCGTGCTGAGGGAGGCCCAACTCCTGTATGAGCGTGGAAAAACAGCAGCTTGA
- a CDS encoding HEPN domain-containing protein, with product MSVEKQQLEARRWLRQADDDLEASRALEVAGKYAQAAFFAQQAGEKALKAVWLALDADPWGHSLGRLVWEMPDTAREVFAPLLEEALALDKLYIPTRYPDALANLTPAEAYTRREAQTAQAQAGAIVSAVKRWLDAAT from the coding sequence ATGAGCGTGGAAAAACAGCAGCTTGAGGCCCGACGCTGGCTTCGCCAGGCCGACGACGACCTCGAGGCATCCCGTGCCCTGGAAGTTGCGGGCAAGTATGCCCAGGCGGCTTTCTTCGCCCAACAAGCGGGGGAGAAAGCCCTGAAGGCCGTTTGGCTGGCCCTGGACGCAGACCCCTGGGGACACTCCCTGGGCCGGCTGGTTTGGGAGATGCCAGACACGGCTAGAGAGGTGTTCGCCCCCCTGCTAGAAGAAGCCCTGGCCCTCGATAAGCTCTACATCCCCACCCGTTACCCGGATGCGCTGGCCAACCTAACGCCCGCCGAGGCTTACACCCGGCGAGAGGCCCAAACTGCCCAGGCACAGGCCGGAGCCATCGTGAGCGCGGTGAAAAGGTGGCTGGATGCAGCCACGTGA
- a CDS encoding aspartate aminotransferase family protein — protein MQTATLDRSKVKALMQAENRLFAERHPKSLQLYHRAQNSLLAGVPMHWMTRWPGGFPIFVAEARGATFRDVDGLEYIDLCLGDTGAMTGHSPKAALPGIIAQLEKGITTMLPSENAFWVAEELQRRFGLKYWQFALSATDANRFSLRLARAITGRPKVLVFHGCYHGTVDEAYAWLVDGKPTSRPGNIGPQVDPTLTTRVVEWNDVAALEEALRPGDVAAVLAEPVMTNVGIVQPQPGYHAALRELTRRYGTLLIMDETHTLSAGPGGYTKAHGLQPDILTVGKPLGSGIPSAAYGFTEEVGARAQQVIQPPYADTGGIGGTLAANALSLAAMRATLEHVLTEAAYARMIALGEQLEAEVRGVMEHYRLPWHVTRVGCRVEYLFRPNPARNGSEALAGQDPDLDPFIHLFMLNRGILLTPFHNMTLISPETTPEQVRRHTEVFEEAVQALLG, from the coding sequence ATGCAAACAGCCACCCTGGACCGCAGCAAGGTCAAGGCTCTCATGCAGGCAGAGAATCGGCTCTTCGCCGAGCGCCACCCCAAGTCGCTACAGCTCTACCACCGCGCCCAGAACTCGCTCCTGGCGGGGGTGCCCATGCACTGGATGACCCGCTGGCCGGGGGGTTTCCCGATCTTTGTGGCCGAGGCCAGGGGCGCAACCTTCCGCGATGTGGACGGGCTAGAGTACATAGACCTGTGCCTGGGCGACACCGGGGCCATGACCGGCCACTCGCCCAAAGCTGCCCTGCCCGGCATCATCGCACAGCTCGAAAAGGGCATTACCACCATGCTGCCCTCCGAGAACGCCTTCTGGGTGGCCGAGGAACTCCAGCGCCGCTTTGGCCTCAAGTACTGGCAGTTTGCCCTCTCGGCCACCGACGCCAACCGCTTCTCGCTGCGGCTGGCGCGGGCCATTACCGGCAGGCCCAAAGTGCTGGTCTTCCACGGCTGCTACCACGGCACGGTAGACGAGGCCTACGCCTGGCTGGTGGATGGAAAGCCCACCAGCCGCCCCGGCAACATCGGGCCCCAGGTAGACCCCACCCTCACCACCAGGGTGGTGGAGTGGAACGATGTGGCGGCCCTGGAAGAGGCCCTGCGCCCCGGCGATGTGGCGGCGGTGCTGGCCGAGCCGGTGATGACCAATGTGGGCATCGTGCAGCCCCAGCCGGGCTACCACGCGGCCCTGCGCGAGCTAACCCGCCGCTACGGCACGCTGCTGATTATGGACGAAACCCACACCCTCTCGGCAGGGCCGGGGGGCTACACCAAAGCACACGGCCTACAGCCCGACATCCTGACGGTGGGCAAGCCCCTGGGCAGCGGCATTCCCAGCGCGGCCTATGGCTTTACCGAGGAAGTGGGCGCTCGGGCCCAGCAGGTCATCCAGCCGCCCTATGCCGACACCGGGGGCATTGGGGGCACCCTGGCGGCCAACGCCCTCTCGCTGGCGGCCATGCGGGCCACCCTCGAGCACGTCCTGACCGAAGCCGCCTACGCCCGCATGATCGCCCTGGGGGAGCAGCTCGAGGCCGAGGTACGCGGGGTGATGGAACACTACCGCCTGCCCTGGCACGTTACCCGCGTGGGCTGCCGGGTAGAGTACCTCTTCCGCCCCAACCCCGCCCGCAACGGCTCCGAGGCCCTGGCCGGCCAGGACCCCGACCTCGACCCCTTCATCCACCTGTTCATGCTGAACCGGGGCATTCTGCTCACCCCCTTCCACAACATGACCCTCATCTCGCCCGAGACCACGCCCGAGCAGGTGCGGCGGCATACCGAGGTGTTCGAGGAAGCGGTGCAGGCGCTGCTGGGCTAG
- a CDS encoding tetratricopeptide repeat protein, translating into MPRQKKSAPTDKWADLRAEARRVLLAALDLEAEPVPPEAAIRAEKILYESAELSREDAIIKRILKAVRTNPNNPDPLSFLVGWVESSLEEQIALQERVVKAGERDLGKRAFQELAGHFWGYLETRPYMRALHLLGQLYQDAGQSSKAIQVFERMLDLNPTDNQGVRYSLLGLYLAENRLAEARSLWKKYEKDRSAFWTWGKVLLEFLSGKLEEAQKALREARQVNPHAEAYLGGWKPQPKELPDYYTPGEESEAIICLLEIGPAWMTHPEALRWLEQQP; encoded by the coding sequence ATGCCTAGGCAAAAAAAATCTGCACCCACCGATAAATGGGCCGATCTGCGGGCCGAAGCGCGAAGGGTGTTGCTAGCCGCGCTCGACCTCGAGGCCGAACCCGTCCCCCCTGAAGCCGCCATCCGGGCCGAAAAGATTCTTTACGAAAGCGCCGAGCTTAGCCGCGAGGACGCGATAATCAAGCGCATACTCAAAGCCGTGCGTACCAACCCCAACAACCCGGATCCCCTGAGCTTCCTGGTCGGCTGGGTGGAGAGCAGCCTGGAAGAGCAGATTGCCCTGCAGGAGCGAGTGGTCAAGGCGGGGGAGCGCGACCTGGGCAAGCGTGCCTTTCAGGAACTTGCGGGCCACTTCTGGGGCTACCTCGAGACCCGCCCCTACATGCGAGCCCTGCACCTCCTGGGCCAGCTTTACCAGGATGCCGGGCAGTCTTCAAAGGCCATCCAGGTCTTCGAGAGGATGCTTGACCTCAACCCCACCGACAACCAGGGGGTGCGATATTCCCTCCTGGGGCTTTACCTGGCCGAGAACCGGCTGGCGGAGGCTCGCTCGCTCTGGAAAAAGTACGAAAAGGATCGAAGCGCTTTCTGGACCTGGGGCAAGGTGCTCTTGGAGTTTTTGAGCGGAAAGCTGGAAGAGGCGCAAAAAGCCCTGCGCGAAGCCCGACAGGTCAACCCCCATGCCGAAGCTTACCTGGGGGGCTGGAAACCCCAGCCCAAGGAACTGCCCGACTACTACACTCCCGGCGAGGAGTCCGAGGCCATTATCTGTCTTTTAGAGATCGGCCCGGCCTGGATGACACACCCTGAGGCCCTGCGCTGGCTCGAGCAGCAGCCCTGA
- a CDS encoding amidohydrolase, with product MSELLFHGGAILNPRLKGARYALEPLEALLVRRGRIAATGRLSDLESLAPSAQKVHLEGHLLLPGFNDAHVHIWKVGQLRTTLLDLRGVASLAELYARVEERARMLKPGEWLWGRGWNEALLAEKAMPSRAALDRLAPQNPVLLTRTCAHIHAVNSQALELAGITPETHVPGGEIHYDQGILYETAYGLAFKAMGEPSQAQYELWVKAGCEYLRSLGITSATDPAVDPPLYAAYKALDERGELPIRVNLLYMRRPDGGTETFPLPEKHVSDYLRCDSVKFFADGGLSGATAAISRPYKTLEPPQYGILRFEDDHLFELALEAHQAGFRIGTHAIGDRALDQVLRVYQGLYQTAPGPRHRLEHFGLAGPEHLAKAKQLGIIAVPQPVFLRELRANYERYVPDEWFCRCFNLRAMFEAGLTVAFSSDGPVVRQVEPLNGLQAALFEPLCPGNQVSLEQAIWAYTMGGAVAQGDEGNRGSLEVDKWADFVLLEGDLHEAQSLRVAGTIVAGVIHA from the coding sequence ATGAGCGAACTACTATTCCACGGCGGTGCTATCCTGAACCCCCGCCTGAAGGGGGCAAGGTATGCCTTAGAGCCCCTCGAGGCCCTCCTGGTTCGGAGGGGCCGCATTGCCGCTACGGGCAGGCTCTCTGACCTCGAGAGCCTAGCCCCTTCAGCCCAAAAGGTGCATCTGGAAGGCCACCTTTTGCTTCCCGGCTTCAACGATGCGCATGTGCACATCTGGAAGGTGGGGCAGCTTCGCACCACCCTGCTCGACCTGCGCGGCGTTGCCTCGCTGGCCGAGCTCTACGCCAGGGTTGAAGAACGCGCCAGGATGCTGAAGCCCGGCGAGTGGTTGTGGGGGCGCGGCTGGAACGAAGCCCTGCTGGCCGAGAAAGCCATGCCCTCCAGGGCAGCGCTGGACAGGCTGGCCCCGCAAAATCCGGTGCTGCTAACCCGTACCTGCGCCCACATCCACGCGGTGAACTCCCAGGCCCTGGAGCTTGCCGGCATCACCCCAGAAACCCACGTTCCCGGTGGGGAAATCCACTACGACCAGGGCATCCTCTACGAGACCGCCTACGGACTGGCCTTCAAGGCCATGGGTGAGCCCAGTCAGGCCCAGTACGAGCTATGGGTGAAGGCGGGCTGCGAGTACCTGCGCTCGCTGGGCATCACCAGCGCCACCGACCCCGCCGTAGACCCCCCGCTGTACGCCGCCTACAAAGCCCTGGACGAGCGTGGCGAACTGCCCATCCGGGTCAACCTGCTCTACATGCGCCGCCCGGACGGGGGCACCGAGACCTTCCCCCTACCCGAGAAACACGTTTCAGACTACCTGCGCTGCGACTCGGTGAAGTTCTTTGCCGACGGGGGTCTCTCGGGGGCCACCGCCGCCATTTCCAGGCCGTACAAAACCTTAGAGCCCCCCCAGTACGGCATCCTGCGCTTCGAGGATGACCACCTGTTTGAACTGGCCCTGGAGGCCCACCAGGCAGGCTTTCGCATCGGCACCCACGCGATTGGCGACCGGGCTTTAGATCAGGTTCTGCGGGTGTACCAAGGGCTCTACCAGACCGCCCCCGGCCCCCGCCACCGCCTCGAGCACTTCGGGCTGGCCGGCCCCGAACACCTGGCCAAAGCAAAGCAGCTCGGCATCATCGCGGTGCCCCAGCCGGTGTTTCTGCGGGAGTTGCGGGCCAACTACGAGCGCTACGTGCCCGACGAGTGGTTCTGCCGCTGCTTCAACCTGCGGGCCATGTTCGAAGCGGGCCTTACGGTGGCGTTCTCCTCGGATGGGCCGGTGGTGCGGCAGGTGGAGCCCCTGAACGGTTTGCAGGCAGCGCTCTTCGAGCCTTTGTGCCCGGGCAATCAGGTCAGTCTGGAACAGGCCATCTGGGCCTACACGATGGGCGGGGCGGTGGCCCAGGGGGACGAGGGCAACCGGGGCAGCCTGGAGGTAGACAAGTGGGCCGACTTCGTGCTGTTAGAGGGCGACCTGCACGAGGCACAAAGCCTGCGGGTGGCAGGTACGATAGTGGCCGGAGTGATACATGCCTAG
- a CDS encoding GNAT family N-acetyltransferase, whose amino-acid sequence MHELLTSPDHRFAVVQSEPWMAQELEAIQQASFPSLSRDELITAKHYRAHTQVFPEGQHAVVERETGRVVACSTDFRTHLDLKHYQHRYMEAVANNWLSNHDPQGDWLYGADIGVHPEFRGLGLSTLLYTARQNLVRQLGLKGHVAGAMPKGYAPYQRDLFIEQYVARVVRGEMFDPVLSIQLKRGYCVWGIIPDYLDDPSCGNYGVFIIWRNPDLKGNP is encoded by the coding sequence ATGCACGAACTTCTGACCAGCCCCGACCACCGCTTTGCAGTGGTGCAGTCCGAGCCCTGGATGGCGCAAGAGCTCGAGGCCATCCAGCAGGCTTCCTTTCCCTCGCTCTCGAGGGACGAGCTCATCACCGCCAAACATTACCGGGCCCACACCCAGGTCTTCCCCGAGGGACAGCACGCGGTGGTGGAGCGCGAGACCGGTAGAGTGGTAGCCTGCTCCACCGACTTCCGCACCCACCTCGACCTCAAGCACTACCAGCACCGGTACATGGAGGCGGTGGCGAACAACTGGCTCTCCAACCACGACCCCCAGGGCGACTGGCTCTACGGGGCCGACATCGGTGTACATCCCGAGTTTCGCGGACTGGGCCTCTCCACCCTGCTCTACACCGCCCGGCAAAACCTGGTGCGACAGCTGGGCCTCAAGGGCCATGTGGCCGGGGCCATGCCCAAGGGGTACGCGCCCTACCAGCGCGACCTCTTCATCGAGCAGTACGTGGCGCGGGTGGTGCGGGGAGAGATGTTCGACCCGGTGCTCTCCATCCAGCTCAAACGCGGATATTGTGTCTGGGGCATTATCCCCGACTACCTCGACGACCCCAGTTGCGGCAACTACGGGGTGTTTATCATCTGGCGGAACCCGGATCTGAAAGGCAACCCATGA